One genomic window of Pseudomonadales bacterium includes the following:
- a CDS encoding acyl-CoA thioesterase — protein MTKSVFARAKVNIEIPFHDVDAAEIAWHGHYAKYFEIARCQLLDQIDYNYPQMKESGFFWPVIDMRVRYIAPTRFQQKITVEAMLVEWEHRLKIDYLICDATSGQRLTKGYTCQVAVGIHDREMLLVSPPVVEEKLKIKRSL, from the coding sequence ATGACCAAATCAGTTTTTGCTCGTGCAAAAGTAAATATTGAAATACCATTTCACGATGTTGACGCAGCCGAAATAGCATGGCACGGCCACTACGCAAAATATTTCGAAATCGCCCGCTGTCAGTTGCTTGACCAAATCGACTATAACTATCCACAAATGAAGGAATCAGGATTCTTCTGGCCCGTTATAGATATGAGGGTTCGTTATATCGCCCCGACACGATTCCAGCAAAAAATAACCGTAGAAGCAATGCTTGTTGAGTGGGAGCACCGCCTTAAAATTGACTACCTGATTTGTGACGCGACATCAGGTCAAAGACTCACCAAAGGGTATACCTGTCAGGTAGCTGTTGGAATACATGATAGGGAAATGCTTCTGGTCTCTCCTCCTGTTGTAGAAGAAAAGTTGAAAATCAAGAGATCACTCTAA
- a CDS encoding outer membrane lipoprotein carrier protein LolA, with amino-acid sequence MHRYLFIITILVCTSLQASVVNQLQQHSAKIASVSGTFEQTRKIAVLPLPLTSNGHFSYHRDQGLIWETLHPVKNTLKLPGESSTTNTTLDQHSFISKLILGVLSGNFRNLEDQFTIKQQEQQHWQLLLTPKNKDIANHLQQVELQGTDFTEQITITETNGDITRITFKVTAFVNTDQ; translated from the coding sequence ATGCATCGATATTTGTTCATTATTACCATCCTTGTCTGCACCTCTCTCCAGGCAAGTGTGGTCAATCAACTTCAACAGCACTCTGCAAAAATAGCATCTGTTTCCGGCACTTTTGAACAAACACGAAAAATTGCTGTTTTACCCCTACCCCTTACGTCCAACGGTCACTTTTCCTACCATCGCGACCAGGGATTAATCTGGGAAACCCTTCACCCGGTGAAAAATACTCTAAAACTGCCAGGAGAGTCGAGCACAACCAACACAACGTTGGATCAACACAGCTTTATTTCAAAACTGATACTGGGGGTTCTCTCAGGAAACTTCCGCAACCTGGAAGACCAATTCACAATCAAACAACAGGAGCAACAACATTGGCAATTATTACTTACCCCAAAAAACAAGGATATTGCCAACCACCTGCAGCAGGTTGAGCTTCAGGGTACAGACTTCACCGAGCAAATAACGATCACGGAAACAAACGGCGATATCACCCGGATTACCTTTAAAGTTACGGCATTTGTGAACACAGACCAATAA